Proteins encoded by one window of Deinococcus radiodurans R1 = ATCC 13939 = DSM 20539:
- a CDS encoding enoyl-ACP reductase FabI: protein MSVTIDLSGKTALVMGVANARSLGWAIAEQLLQAGCRVGFSYQGERLKGELEKLTKDWPNTWIQQADATSEEDMDALFARVKDEFSELHLLVHSIGFAPRTAMDGRFIDTTADDWNTALNVSAYTLVAAARRAEPLMPDGGSIISLTYHASQQVVPRYNVMGVAKAALEAATRYLAADLGEREIRVNTISAGPMRTIAARSIPHFGKLYNKGAMNAAFGRNATSEEVGKLALFLLSDLSSGITGQTIYVDAGLSIMTVKETAED from the coding sequence ATGAGTGTGACGATTGACCTTTCGGGCAAAACAGCGTTGGTGATGGGCGTGGCGAATGCCCGCAGCCTGGGCTGGGCGATTGCTGAGCAACTCCTGCAAGCGGGCTGCCGCGTGGGCTTTTCCTACCAGGGCGAGCGCCTGAAAGGTGAGCTGGAAAAACTGACGAAAGACTGGCCGAACACCTGGATTCAACAGGCCGACGCGACCAGCGAAGAAGACATGGACGCGCTGTTTGCCCGCGTGAAAGACGAGTTCAGCGAGCTGCACCTGCTCGTGCACTCCATCGGCTTCGCGCCGCGCACCGCGATGGACGGGCGCTTTATTGACACCACCGCTGACGACTGGAACACCGCGCTCAACGTCAGCGCCTACACCCTGGTCGCCGCCGCCCGCCGCGCCGAGCCGCTGATGCCCGACGGCGGCTCCATCATCAGCCTGACCTACCACGCCTCGCAGCAGGTGGTGCCCCGGTACAACGTGATGGGTGTGGCCAAGGCCGCCCTCGAAGCCGCCACCCGTTACCTCGCCGCCGACCTCGGTGAGCGCGAGATTCGCGTGAACACCATCAGCGCCGGGCCGATGCGGACCATCGCCGCCCGCTCGATTCCTCATTTCGGCAAGCTCTACAACAAGGGGGCCATGAACGCCGCTTTCGGGCGCAACGCCACCTCCGAGGAAGTCGGCAAGCTCGCGCTGTTCCTGCTCTCCGACCTCAGCAGCGGCATCACCGGGCAGACCATCTATGTGGACGCGGGCCTGAGCATCATGACCGTGAAGGAAACCGCCGAGGACTGA
- a CDS encoding nitroreductase family protein, whose product MTATQTPPAATQRPLSMTEAIESRRSIRQFVQEPLNQDDLREILRLASLAPSAWNAQTWRFAVVQTPELKEQLREAAYGQPQVTSAPAVIVIYSDMEDTLQTAEDTAHPGLGDAGRTQQRATFDGAFGAQDTAQRGQWGLTQANIAFGFLMLAARGLGYDTVPMLGFDQGKVRQILDLPEHVQFAGILPLGKRAEEGYPHHRHSVERVAKFY is encoded by the coding sequence ATGACTGCGACCCAGACGCCCCCCGCCGCCACCCAGCGCCCGCTGAGCATGACCGAAGCCATCGAAAGCCGGCGCAGCATTCGCCAGTTCGTGCAAGAACCCCTGAACCAGGACGACCTGCGCGAGATCCTGCGCCTCGCCAGCCTCGCGCCGAGCGCCTGGAACGCCCAGACCTGGCGCTTTGCGGTGGTGCAGACCCCCGAACTCAAGGAGCAACTGCGCGAAGCCGCCTACGGTCAGCCCCAGGTGACGAGCGCGCCCGCCGTGATTGTTATCTACAGCGACATGGAAGACACCCTGCAAACGGCGGAAGACACCGCCCACCCTGGCCTCGGCGACGCGGGCCGCACCCAGCAGCGGGCGACGTTCGACGGCGCTTTCGGGGCGCAGGACACCGCGCAGCGTGGGCAGTGGGGGTTGACCCAGGCCAACATTGCCTTCGGGTTCCTGATGCTCGCCGCGCGTGGGCTGGGCTACGATACCGTGCCGATGCTGGGCTTCGACCAAGGCAAGGTGCGCCAGATTCTGGACCTGCCCGAGCACGTGCAGTTCGCCGGGATTCTGCCCCTCGGCAAGCGGGCCGAGGAAGGCTACCCTCACCACCGCCACAGCGTGGAGCGGGTCGCCAAGTTCTACTGA
- a CDS encoding winged helix-turn-helix transcriptional regulator, with protein sequence MSDMNDVAPPTFCPVYRAIGVLQEKWVLHIVRALLGSEKGFNELARAVGGCNSATLTQRLESLEDLGIIVKRTEDGGGKLARSVYSLTPAGQELQTVIDAIDAWARAHLSESEPTRCVG encoded by the coding sequence ATGTCAGATATGAATGACGTTGCCCCCCCGACCTTCTGTCCCGTGTACCGCGCCATCGGCGTGTTGCAGGAAAAATGGGTGCTGCACATCGTCCGCGCCCTGCTGGGGAGCGAAAAGGGATTCAACGAGCTGGCCCGCGCCGTGGGCGGCTGCAACAGCGCCACCCTGACGCAGCGCCTGGAGAGCCTGGAAGACCTGGGCATCATCGTCAAGCGCACCGAAGACGGCGGCGGCAAGCTCGCCCGCAGCGTGTACTCGCTGACCCCTGCCGGACAGGAACTCCAGACCGTGATTGACGCCATCGACGCCTGGGCGCGCGCGCACCTCAGCGAATCCGAGCCGACGCGCTGCGTGGGCTGA
- a CDS encoding GreA/GreB family elongation factor, producing MTQTKQVRLTREGFERLEKALEQEQNRLNEATRILQEQMETSADNEDTGLEDAKREKMNIEARIDELEDTLARATLIEDQENGGRVELGAIVQLSNETSKKDMKVQVVSAAEAAMVGGSITRISEESPVGRELMGRKKGESFVVTLEGGKQMKYKVKGIEY from the coding sequence GTGACCCAGACCAAGCAAGTCAGACTCACCCGCGAAGGCTTCGAGCGTCTCGAAAAGGCGCTGGAGCAGGAGCAGAACCGCCTGAACGAGGCCACCCGCATCCTGCAAGAGCAGATGGAAACCAGCGCCGACAACGAAGACACCGGCCTCGAAGACGCCAAGCGCGAGAAGATGAACATCGAGGCCCGCATCGACGAGCTTGAAGACACGCTCGCCCGCGCCACCCTCATCGAAGACCAGGAAAATGGCGGGCGCGTCGAACTCGGCGCCATCGTGCAGCTCTCCAACGAGACGAGCAAAAAGGACATGAAGGTGCAGGTCGTGAGCGCCGCCGAGGCCGCGATGGTCGGCGGCTCCATCACCCGCATCAGCGAGGAAAGCCCGGTGGGCCGTGAACTGATGGGCCGCAAGAAGGGCGAGTCGTTCGTGGTCACCCTCGAAGGCGGCAAGCAGATGAAGTACAAGGTCAAGGGCATCGAGTACTGA